A stretch of the Vitis vinifera cultivar Pinot Noir 40024 chromosome 16, ASM3070453v1 genome encodes the following:
- the LOC100248606 gene encoding probable plastid-lipid-associated protein 14, chloroplastic — protein sequence MALCGTGLKLSLESVGVGYYSKNSSTRLLRSSGTSLNQRKHSSLQQKCWRVRCSLSRKSTLPMESEDNVQSVSSVLVEEELEHVIKFKISDFKISDRVSVGLGGRADEVVFEATVKDSQSPLNDTRVVLRQLISAQAKRRGKRAIEVLKRLVRRRLMYHSYSMQVHGYVPSPMIGDGGSFTLVHGYHGSFSLRHWLQLSDWLPTLEATLALDEESVRRVGDDTVGGPAVSRQLRLIRILMRDLLIGVNYLHSHGLAHTELRLENVHICPVDRHIKVGILGNAADFYESSQNSSTLDSNMERRQMMIAFDMRCVGFMMAKMVLRELMDPTIFAKFKSFLTKGNDPSCLREFLLQILNRNSSSGNAGLQILDRNWGAGWNLLSSLLATKSSKRISCLDALRHPFLCGPRWRVSPSMDIIRWGLGSTAVRISEEYIYRLPQRTRLAHFIELMEMLNPYSKPRNWLELLPGKWRLLYSTGRHIGLTLRQPSARVLIGDVHLTVSRTSTLNTNLSLTSDIGFTVMVNQNWPHDKSGTTGKLQVNAMFRLTAGRRLYLKEDKTTGKFPSPSSTSQNSVIRKFSGRKWRKAIPFKEFPSTLPVAKFTPHDVELTMSLDDPLSTNVDIAKTVVREVRTQVPPEIFDLSKIVCGTYLDPRLLVLRGVSGSALLFTRSCE from the exons ATGGCTTTATGTGGGACTGGATtgaaattgagtttggaaagCGTTGGAGTAGGGTATTATAGTAAAAATTCATCAACAAGACTGCTCAGATCTTCAGGTACTTCCTTGAACCAAAGGAAGCACAGTTCATTACAGCAGAAATGCTGGAGAGTAAGGTGTTCGTTGTCAAGAAAATCCACATTGCCAATGGAATCAGAAGATAATGTTCAAAGTGTTAGTTCAGTCTTGGTAGAGGAAGAATTGGAGCATGTTATTAAATTCAAGATCTCTGATTTTAAAATCAGTGATCGCGTTAGTGTTGGCCTTGGAGGACGG GCAGATGAGGTAGTTTTTGAAGCCACAGTGAAAGATTCACAAAG CCCTCTGAATGACACAAGGGTTGTGCTTAGGCAACTCATAAGTGCTCAAGCTAAGCGTAGAGGGAAACGTGCCATAGAG GTATTAAAGAGGCTAGTACGTCGTAGACTGATGTACCATTCATACTCCATGCAAGTTCATGGCTATGTCCCTTCACCAATGATTGGGGATGGTGGCTCATTTACCCTGGTTCACGGG TATCATGGTAGtttttctttaaggcattgGCTTCAACTTTCGGATTGGCTTCCAACCTTAGAAGCCACTCTTGCACTGGATGAGGAGTCTGTTAGGAGAGTGGGAGATGACACAGTTGGAGGACCTGCTGTGTCTCGACAACTGCGTCTTATACGAATTTTGATGAGGGATCTATTGATTGGA GTTAATTACTTGCACAGCCATGGACTTGCCCATACAGAGCTAAGGCTAGAGAATGTGCATATTTGTCCGGTGGATAGACATATTAAA GTAGGGATACTTGGAAATGCTGCTGATTTTTATGAGAGCAGTCAGAATAGTAGCACCCTGGACAGCAACATGGAGAGACGACAAATGATGATAGCATTTGACATGAG ATGTGTTGGCTTCATGATGGCAAAAATGGTGTTGCGGGAACTGATGGATCCTACAATCTTTGCAAAGTTCAAATCATTCCTCACCAAG GGAAATGATCCTTCGTGCTTGCGGGAGTTTTTGTTGCAAATCCTCAATAGGAATTCCTCATCCGGAAATGCTGGGCTGCAG ATACTAGATAGGAATTGGGGTGCAGGTTGGAATCTTCTATCTTCACTGCTTGCCACTAAATCTTCAAAGAGAATAAG TTGTTTAGACGCTTTAAGACACCCATTTCTGTGTGGACCAAGATGGCGAGTCAGCCCATCCATGGATATTATCAGATGGGGTCTTGGTTCTACAGCAGTTAGAATTTCGGAGGAATACATTTATCGCCTACCCCAG CGGACTAGGCTGGCGCATTTCATCGAATTAATGGAGATGCTGAATCCTTACTCAAAACCAAGG AATTGGCTGGAATTGCTGCCCGGAAAATGGCGGTTACTATACTCTACTGGGCGGCACATAGGTCTCACCCTCCGCCAGCCTTCCGCTCGAGTCCTCATCGGCGATGTCCACCTAACCGTCTCACGAACATCAACCCTCAACACCAACCTCTCGTTGACTTCAGACATCGGTTTCACAGTCATGGTAAACCAAAATTGGCCCCATGACAAGTCAGGGACGACTGGCAAACTGCAAGTGAATGCCATGTTCAGATTAACAGCCGGGAGACGACTGTATCTCAAGGAAGATAAAACCACAGGAAAGTTCCCTTCCCCCTCATCAACTTCCCAAAATTCTGTAATCCGAAAATTCTCAGGTAGGAAATGGAGGAAAGCAATCCCCTTTAAGGAGTTCCCGTCGACTCTCCCAGTGGCCAAATTCACCCCACATGACGTTGAGCTGACAATGAGTCTCGATGACCCATTGAGTACCAACGTCGACATTGCCAAAACCGTAGTCCGAGAAGTTAGGACACAAGTCCCACCCGAAATCTTTGATCTGTCGAAGATTGTTTGCGGAACGTATTTAGACCCCAGGCTGCTGGTCCTTCGTGGGGTGAGTGGATCAGCACTCCTCTTCACAAGGTCTTGTGAATGA